A genomic window from Streptomyces mirabilis includes:
- a CDS encoding WxL protein peptidoglycan domain-containing protein — protein sequence MRKLYVLVLSVFLLALTTPASYAADNGSWSVYPVSTQIAARPYFYLSADPGQTLRDKVTVANKTGVPLTFRLYAADAYNTARDGGFAVRTVKERQLGVGAWAHPARSRVTVPAHGSVTVPFTLRVPEKAEPGDHPGALVALDERLESGDAATSSVAVQRAVGARIYLRVGGPTVPALAVEKVRISHRQPLVPGLGESGATVSYTLHNTGNVTLNPKVRLRAEGLFGRTLLSRELTKIPSELLPGQRVRLTEPWHGAPQLDWGHVTLTASAPGTRESASTAFVALPWLMAVLAGAGIAAGVVVIRARRGGTRPWPLGARRSGTRPWWLRVRRGRARPSVPVRPSRPVRTTPSRRRSSPSARP from the coding sequence ATGCGCAAGCTGTACGTCCTCGTCCTGTCCGTGTTCCTTCTCGCGCTCACCACGCCCGCCTCGTACGCCGCCGACAACGGCAGCTGGTCCGTCTACCCCGTCTCCACGCAGATCGCGGCCCGCCCGTACTTCTACCTCTCCGCAGACCCCGGCCAGACCCTCCGGGACAAGGTCACCGTCGCCAACAAGACCGGCGTCCCGCTGACCTTCCGGCTGTACGCCGCCGACGCGTACAACACCGCGCGCGACGGCGGGTTCGCGGTGCGGACGGTGAAGGAGCGGCAGCTCGGGGTCGGCGCGTGGGCGCACCCCGCCCGCTCCCGGGTGACGGTGCCCGCGCACGGTTCGGTGACCGTGCCGTTCACCCTCCGGGTGCCCGAGAAGGCCGAACCCGGCGACCACCCGGGCGCACTGGTCGCACTCGACGAGCGCCTCGAGTCCGGGGACGCGGCGACCTCCTCGGTGGCGGTGCAACGGGCGGTCGGCGCCCGGATCTACCTCCGGGTCGGCGGACCCACCGTGCCCGCCCTCGCCGTCGAGAAGGTCCGCATCAGCCACCGCCAGCCACTGGTCCCCGGCCTCGGCGAGAGCGGCGCCACCGTCTCGTACACCCTCCACAACACCGGGAACGTCACCCTGAACCCGAAGGTGCGGCTCAGGGCCGAAGGCCTCTTCGGGCGTACGTTGCTGTCCCGGGAGCTCACGAAGATCCCCTCGGAGCTGCTGCCGGGGCAACGGGTCCGACTGACCGAGCCGTGGCACGGTGCGCCCCAACTCGACTGGGGCCACGTGACGTTGACGGCCAGCGCGCCCGGCACCCGGGAGTCGGCGAGCACGGCGTTCGTCGCGCTGCCGTGGCTGATGGCGGTGCTGGCGGGCGCGGGGATCGCCGCCGGCGTGGTGGTGATCAGGGCGCGCAGGGGCGGTACCCGCCCGTGGCCGCTCGGAGCGCGCAGGAGCGGTACCCGCCCGTGGTGGCTCAGAGTGCGTCGGGGCCGCGCTCGCCCGTCCGTACCCGTACGACCGTCTCGACCGGTACGGACCACACCTTCCCGTCGCCGATCTTCCCCGTCTGCGCGGCCTTGA
- a CDS encoding P-II family nitrogen regulator, producing MKLITAIVKPYRLDEVKTALQELGVHGLTVTEASGYGRQRGHTEVYRGAEYQVDLVPKVRIEVVVEDADAEAAIDAIVKAAQTGKIGDGKVWSVPVETVVRVRTGERGPDAL from the coding sequence ATGAAGCTCATCACCGCCATCGTCAAGCCGTACCGCCTCGACGAGGTCAAGACCGCTCTCCAGGAGCTCGGCGTGCACGGGCTCACCGTCACCGAGGCCAGCGGGTACGGGCGCCAGCGCGGCCACACGGAGGTCTACCGCGGCGCCGAGTACCAGGTCGACCTGGTCCCCAAGGTCCGCATCGAGGTCGTCGTGGAGGACGCGGACGCGGAGGCCGCGATCGACGCGATCGTCAAGGCCGCGCAGACGGGGAAGATCGGCGACGGGAAGGTGTGGTCCGTACCGGTCGAGACGGTCGTACGGGTACGGACGGGCGAGCGCGGCCCCGACGCACTCTGA